The following are from one region of the Candidatus Binatia bacterium genome:
- a CDS encoding bile acid:sodium symporter family protein codes for MNTITTFVTDWYVLAVPVILLVIMICMGMELTTRDFRRVVEFPRATLVGLLGQMIILPVAALAFAHAPGLSPEVAIGIMIIAACPGGATSNVFSYLGRANIALSVTLTSFSSVLCFLTIPFWINLAIDTFGAGIDGTETIRLPVGRTVVQLFVVTLLPLGIGMGIRARWPDLTERVRGPLRQTMAVLMGAALFLIVGSEWDTVFQHFQASAGAALLLVSAMLVIAYLLARASRLDGTDAFTISIEVGLQNGALATMIIVSLLARPELIVFPGTYAVLSLLPVALWTVVMRRRVGGEEPSSAET; via the coding sequence ATGAATACGATCACCACCTTCGTCACCGACTGGTACGTGCTGGCGGTGCCCGTGATCCTCCTGGTGATCATGATCTGCATGGGGATGGAGCTCACGACCCGCGACTTCCGACGGGTCGTGGAATTCCCGCGCGCCACTCTCGTCGGCCTTCTCGGGCAGATGATCATTCTGCCCGTCGCAGCGCTCGCATTCGCGCACGCGCCGGGCCTCTCGCCGGAAGTCGCGATCGGCATCATGATCATCGCGGCTTGCCCCGGCGGCGCGACCTCCAACGTCTTCAGCTACCTCGGCCGAGCAAACATCGCGCTCTCGGTCACGCTGACGTCGTTCTCGAGCGTGCTCTGCTTCCTCACTATTCCGTTCTGGATCAATCTCGCGATCGACACGTTCGGGGCGGGAATCGACGGCACCGAGACGATTCGACTGCCGGTCGGGCGCACGGTGGTCCAGCTCTTCGTCGTGACGCTCCTTCCCCTGGGGATCGGCATGGGGATCCGAGCGCGATGGCCCGACTTAACCGAGCGCGTTCGCGGGCCTCTGCGTCAGACGATGGCCGTTCTGATGGGCGCGGCACTCTTCCTCATCGTGGGCAGCGAGTGGGACACGGTGTTCCAACACTTCCAGGCGTCGGCCGGGGCCGCTCTCCTTCTCGTCTCGGCCATGCTGGTGATCGCATACCTTCTCGCTCGCGCGTCACGGCTGGACGGGACGGACGCCTTTACGATCTCGATCGAGGTCGGCCTGCAGAATGGTGCACTCGCGACGATGATCATCGTCTCACTCCTCGCCCGCCCTGAGCTAATCGTGTTCCCGGGGACGTACGCGGTGCTGTCGCTCCTGCCCGTCGCGCTCTGGACGGTCGTCATGCGGCGTCGGGTCGGCGGGGAGGAGCCTTCTAGCGCAGAGACGTAG